The following coding sequences lie in one Corticium candelabrum chromosome 10, ooCorCand1.1, whole genome shotgun sequence genomic window:
- the LOC134185470 gene encoding uncharacterized protein LOC134185470 isoform X3, whose protein sequence is MTFWRLVHALAVVSTLFPAAETTSSRSPTEMRMLEARCFARCFNATATECSYPCSFFNKSKSTCLKKCRNEFDSLHDKLAECNEGCQFVKRVESEAVGASLAYSVDKKCVEVSHETPRLVEDLRLLGFRNPWDSKIVDIEVSWKEPAINKACHYVCVTEEASDQEDACRDRTLFDLIVRKAKHYVVSKSVSKSNRQHGTEGCLYRSTVGSIPKLISIDGNQAVKTAVFRNVTKDIYDQSRYELGPPSLSQVKTLSHHINVTVMWLLPADYAPDLDLYRLEYGTGRSSVPIWRQDSQKLGEKDIFVSDAVGRKFSVLFPELKPATEYWFKILPLRKGNFGKTSEEEYLMTEDFFVPGVPLHVRHVIKDGTLGHFSVLITWTNSKPATPVEYPVTASYVHWGFGMRIINSELAVAAVNGTTQEYTISELEKEDSDGSKKYYWFRVWSANAKGNGSESAPVYFSFKSPRDQLLIVYITTPLVFLVIVALVIAIVFCYHWRRKLQKIRLIAHPLTSNLCYVHSPQSS, encoded by the exons TGTTCTTACCCTTGCTCTTTTTTCAATAAAAGCAAGTCGACTTGTCTGAAGAAATGTCGCAATGAATTTGATTCGTTACATGATAAA CTTGCTGAGTGCAACGAGGGTTGTCAGTTTGTTAAAAGGGTCGAGTCTGAAGCTGTAGGAGCAT CATTAGCATATTCAGTAGacaagaaatgtgtggaagtGAGCCATGAAACTCCTCGTCTTGTGGAAGATCTTCGATTGTTGGGTTTTAGAAACCCATGGGATAGCAAAATTGTTGACATCGAGGTCTCGTGGAAAGAACCAGCAATAA ATAAGGCGTGtcattatgtgtgtgtgacggAAGAGGCAAGCGATCAGGAAGATGCGTGTCGTGATAGGACGCTGTTTGATTTGATTGTCAGAAAGGCAAAG CATTACGTAGTAAGCAAATCCGTAAGCAAATCCAACAGACAACACGGCACTGAGGGCTGTTTGTATCGATCCACCGTCGGCTCTATACcaaagttgatatcaatcgaTGGCAACCAAGCTGTCAAAACTGCAG TGTTTCGTAACGTGACGAAAGACATCTACGATCAAAGTCGTTACGAGTTGGGACCTCCGTCCTTGTCTCAAGTGAAGACGCTCAGTCATCATATCAACGTCACGGTTATGTGGCTGTTGCCGGCGGATTATGCTCCGGACCTTGATCTTTATCGACTTGAGTACGGGACAGGACGGTCTTCGGTACCAATATGGAGGCAGGACAGCCAGAAACTGGGAGAGAAAGATATCTTTGTG AGTGATGCTGTTGGACGGAAGTTCTCTGTTCTCTTTCCAGAGTTGAAACCGGCAACTGAATATTGGTTCAAG ATATTGCCATTGAGAAAAGGTAACTTTGGAAAAACATCAGAGGAAGAATATTTAATGACTGAGG ACTTTTTTGTGCCCGGTGTACCATTACATGTTCGTCACGTTATCAAAGATGGCACTTTGGGTCACTTTTCTGTACTCATAACGTGGACAAACTCGAAACCAGCAACGCCAGTAGAGTATCCGGTGACAGCATCGTATGTACACTGGGGCTTCGGCATGAGAATTATCAACTCGGAACTCGCCGTGGCAGCAGTCAACGGT aCAACTCAAGAATATACTATCAGTGAGTTAGAAAAGGAAGATTCAGACGGATCAAAGAAGTACTACTGGTTTCGGGTCTGGTCTGCTAATGCAAAGGGCAACGGATCAGAATCTGCGCCAGTCTATTTTA GTTTCAAATCACCCAGAGACCAACTATTGATCGTATACATCACTACTCCACTCGTCTTCTTAGTTATAGTTGCTCTCGTCATTGCTATCGTCTTTTGCTACCACTGGAGAAGAAAGCTACAGAAAATTAGACTCATTGCTCATCCCCTGACGTCAAACCTTTGCTATGTTCACTCGCCTCAGTCCTCGTGA
- the LOC134185471 gene encoding uncharacterized protein LOC134185471, producing the protein MKGLFLINQYSTHRQHPRGSNSGPSGWRFEHLRLLMDNAGTAEDIYFAATGIAEGKLSKSACKLSSSARLVALSKSSVNMRPGAIGKVLRCVTAKTICCQLKQSLSKFFAPIQYGVATDGGSELVVNHILLLQESNKHWSLLKTCHVKNAFDSITRSYLMQMIHKYFPEIYNHVFQMFSDSNPLSLQMLKKIALVIICSSMCLCPGQVLTDFASNTERLQHKLNDKQTKFQVQYMIDNSSIKDATRLRFLQGKGSGAWLDAIPTSRKLAISSGLLHLATFMTLSLRLGLRLPLPQSVIECDCGKHGEPMHTTSLHARQDFGHTTQWSLLGPNV; encoded by the coding sequence ATGAAGGGGTTATtcttaataaatcaatattcTACACATCGCCAGCATCCTCGTGGGTCTAACTCGGGTCCTTCTGGGTGGCGATTTGAACATCTACGTCTACTGATGGACAATGCGGGAACTGCAGAGGATATTTACTTTGCTGCTACTGGCATAGCAGAAGGAAAGCTTTCTAAGTCAGCTTGCAAGTTATCTTCATCAGCTCGACTTGTTGCCCTTTCTAAATCGTCAGTTAATATGCGACCGGGTGCTATTGGTAAAGTGTTACGATGTGTCACTGCGAAGACTATCTGCTGCCAGCTGAAACAATCACTTTCCAAGTTCTTTGCCCCAATACAATATGGTGTAGCAACAGATGGCGGATCTGAGCTGGTTGTAAACCACATACTTCTTCTCCAGGAATCTAACAAACATTGGTCACTTCTAAAAACATGTCATGTCAAAAATGCCTTCGACTCCATCACAAGGTCATATTTGATGCAGATGATACACAAGTATTTTCCAGAAATATACAACCACGTGTTCCAGATGTTCTCTGATAGCAATCCACTAAGTCTCCAAATGCTCAAGAAGATAGCATTAGTCATCATCTGCAGcagtatgtgtctgtgtccagGTCAGGTTCTGACAGACTTCGCCTCTAACACCGAAAGACTTCAGCATAAGTTGAAtgataagcaaacaaaatttCAAGTTCAGTACATGATTGACAATTCTTCAATCAAGGACGCAACTCGTTTGAGATTCCTTCAAGGAAAGGGCTCTGGAGCTTGGCTAGACGCTATTCCCACCTCAAGAAAGCTTGCAATTTCTTCTGGATTATTACACTTGGCAACATTCATGACTCTGTCATTGAGGTTGGGTTTGCGTTTGCCACTGCCTCAGTCTGTAATTGAATGTGATTGCGGAAAACACGGGGAACCTATGCATACCACCTCGTTACATGCAAGACAGGACTTTGgtcacacaacacaatggtCTCTACTTGGACCAAATGTTTGA
- the LOC134185470 gene encoding uncharacterized protein LOC134185470 isoform X2 produces MTFWRLVHALAVVSTLFPAAETTSSRSPTEMRMLEARCFARCFNATATECSYPCSFFNKSKSTCLKKCRNEFDSLHDKLAECNEGCQFVKRVESEAVGASFSPGSPYVPAIPPPPIITQLSGVVTLQWEPPTSIHSKSGVNHGPGRAAVFVIQYASLECGPPHSFDWNTGSHPAEQNFIELPHRSLDLSDDRLYVFRVAAVNVNGTQGFSSTSPLAYSVDKKCVEVSHETPRLVEDLRLLGFRNPWDSKIVDIEVSWKEPAINKACHYVCVTEEASDQEDACRDRTLFDLIVRKAKHYVVSKSVSKSNRQHGTEGCLYRSTVGSIPKLISIDGNQAVKTAVFRNVTKDIYDQSRYELGPPSLSQVKTLSHHINVTVMWLLPADYAPDLDLYRLEYGTGRSSVPIWRQDSQKLGEKDIFVSDAVGRKFSVLFPELKPATEYWFKTTQEYTISELEKEDSDGSKKYYWFRVWSANAKGNGSESAPVYFSFKSPRDQLLIVYITTPLVFLVIVALVIAIVFCYHWRRKLQKIRLIAHPLTSNLCYVHSPQSS; encoded by the exons TGTTCTTACCCTTGCTCTTTTTTCAATAAAAGCAAGTCGACTTGTCTGAAGAAATGTCGCAATGAATTTGATTCGTTACATGATAAA CTTGCTGAGTGCAACGAGGGTTGTCAGTTTGTTAAAAGGGTCGAGTCTGAAGCTGTAGGAGCAT CCTTCTCACCTGGGTCACCATATGTTCCTGCCATTCCACCACCTCCCATCATTACTCAACTCAGTGGTGTCGTCACACTTCAGTGGGAACCTCCTACTAGTATTCATTCCAAATCAGGTGTCAACCATGGACCAGGACGAGCAGCTGTCTTCGTTATTCAGTATGCATCGCTTGAGTGTGGACCACCACACTCTTTTGATTGGAATACTGGCTCGCATCCG GCAGAACAGAACTTTATAGAACTCCCTCACAGATCACTGGATCTCAGTGACGATCGTTTGTATGTATTTCGTGTGGCAGCAGTCAACGTAAACGGAACACAGGGTTTCTCATCGACGTCAC CATTAGCATATTCAGTAGacaagaaatgtgtggaagtGAGCCATGAAACTCCTCGTCTTGTGGAAGATCTTCGATTGTTGGGTTTTAGAAACCCATGGGATAGCAAAATTGTTGACATCGAGGTCTCGTGGAAAGAACCAGCAATAA ATAAGGCGTGtcattatgtgtgtgtgacggAAGAGGCAAGCGATCAGGAAGATGCGTGTCGTGATAGGACGCTGTTTGATTTGATTGTCAGAAAGGCAAAG CATTACGTAGTAAGCAAATCCGTAAGCAAATCCAACAGACAACACGGCACTGAGGGCTGTTTGTATCGATCCACCGTCGGCTCTATACcaaagttgatatcaatcgaTGGCAACCAAGCTGTCAAAACTGCAG TGTTTCGTAACGTGACGAAAGACATCTACGATCAAAGTCGTTACGAGTTGGGACCTCCGTCCTTGTCTCAAGTGAAGACGCTCAGTCATCATATCAACGTCACGGTTATGTGGCTGTTGCCGGCGGATTATGCTCCGGACCTTGATCTTTATCGACTTGAGTACGGGACAGGACGGTCTTCGGTACCAATATGGAGGCAGGACAGCCAGAAACTGGGAGAGAAAGATATCTTTGTG AGTGATGCTGTTGGACGGAAGTTCTCTGTTCTCTTTCCAGAGTTGAAACCGGCAACTGAATATTGGTTCAAG aCAACTCAAGAATATACTATCAGTGAGTTAGAAAAGGAAGATTCAGACGGATCAAAGAAGTACTACTGGTTTCGGGTCTGGTCTGCTAATGCAAAGGGCAACGGATCAGAATCTGCGCCAGTCTATTTTA GTTTCAAATCACCCAGAGACCAACTATTGATCGTATACATCACTACTCCACTCGTCTTCTTAGTTATAGTTGCTCTCGTCATTGCTATCGTCTTTTGCTACCACTGGAGAAGAAAGCTACAGAAAATTAGACTCATTGCTCATCCCCTGACGTCAAACCTTTGCTATGTTCACTCGCCTCAGTCCTCGTGA
- the LOC134186051 gene encoding uncharacterized protein LOC134186051: MDRNCMAQIADLVDVYSAVHARASSVLMEERSGVLHLPQWAIEGTSSRYWSDCFISERQIQPWWMMDLNDVRLVTIVRVTTMRASSNLPNVRLDGMNGLQVVIANTSLSNGTDGVMCGRPWRYGGRDMATIRYNCRGALGRYVFIRLDVASPQYLALCEVVLTREKGKKVMMNFNSINASLSAFPHGDGRAALAIDGVNRTEELFCAHTELNHNETSWFQLFLRHPYLVTKVNVLMPTTNNIGVEVSVGSSLTRLSDYHKCVEAKQNNGWKTFVCREPWLGHYVVISSTSAARRLYLCEVQVFYDPILNIYSSVSISASSQQHLINPVWKALDGSERVNSGECYQSSYGAGAFWEVTLSELTLIHMVDVIYKPSSYKSMDGMAVYVGNKTDKTVGGMIQCGSAWTARRDNNARFYCVAPIKGKSVHITASNTTKSMLTLCEVKVYRPDYPPKFIIEPSNISLQYHEVGSLMCSAIGRPSPIIKWRWVGGQDIHNSKVYQNGSTVVSEVQISGLWGGGLVECFIEEGINNSISSVASVKVASRIVVKPHNHTILNSNTKDISLFCKAVGYPHPVVVWVKPSGSVHSSLTVMEKQNMAMSALVVGGVQEAGKYTCVAFNEIGRDAALTTVFAQAQILASPVECQRLFTGNRTKTLHCAAVGYPLPSLVWMKDGVAVDSLQYDLFGVRNAVAKNLTLHAVSVSDAGMYTCTASNGIGQPAVVVSVVLVDARRPFPIQPKNTVAAVGEDVNLTCLVTDFTFNYDVVSWWKGSVQLPHSMCTTRQICGGIHSTLTLRNVAGSDGSNDYHCIAGTSSLPDQFESRHAVLSVRPYFLEKPKDVTTASGERLELVCRACGYPIPTIIWSWHLGGIDHILFPTETVHSTNETNVVTSRLIYSRFTAQLGEYKCIAESRRFDGRFISIKSEAAHIRMPASIVTVNETIMVRWGRPVSFRCKAIGYPIPTITWYSSNTSRVVRSDTVGSTWRESTLQIASFDGWQDGGEYRCRASNRAGLHETAIISLQFFDRVVTSSQSQLVLYGSTFSLACSVVSYGPSNASILWFKNGRPLNVTPFIDATARGMMWKRTSRLVISAASLSIAGNYSCSDPRNHVATVNVGPLFLEVPMNKSVMAGDSAILQCRVLAVLGSEFRWEAERALGDSIQVVTTAGSETKALLVFQKIALSKAGWYRCVALVPDPGTGILRRFPSSVAYLTVVDMSLSTLRATRMVTVRLLDRRSVLVGWTKPDNIFEPIRQYKVRYEGSKWYNLNNQRYFVHINNTLTLNASVLETRIDDLLADVRFTITVATSTHTNEQWSIPVYVTTPIDVPEVPLLPSDSLSNKHQSIALSQPSNINGPIKCVQLLVSILSSGDNVNGIDFTSPVSFRYTDSLSQSVVYVAAQFDYDDIPFSITIGDGRVYGGYYNGPILPNTRYAYALRAYSSDNRKVLYSTSLPLQFMSEMVESESSKWLVPVVVVSAVCIAFFFIVIFFTGLVMSLRRDRNRRIVAMDQEDKDVQLVGGNLPVSSVTDDVDLDEASVEFDARPRVLAGVDGFRRSHVEECLTDEDFDFLDENDSAINDDTLTTDTGSTTFDL, translated from the exons ATGGATAGGAATTGTATGGCACAAATTG CTGATTTAGTTGACGTGTACAGTGCGGTTCATGCACGTGCTTCTAGCGTTTTGATGGAAGAACGTTCTGGTGTTCTGCACTTGCCTCAGTGGGCCATCGAGGGCACTAGCAGTCGTTATTGGAGTGATTGCTTTATTTCAGAACGGCAGATACAGCCTTGGTGGATGATGGATTTGAATGATGTTCGTTTAGTGACGATAGTCAGAGTAACAACAATGAGAGCATCCTCCAATTTACCCAACGTGAGATTAGACGGAATGAATGGTTTGCAGGTAGTTATTGCTAACACTTCCTTGTCTAATGGCACTGATGGTGTGATGTGTGGCCGCCCTTGGAGATATGGTGGAAGAGACATGGCGACAATACGTTATAACTGCAGAGGTGCTTTAGGAAGGTATGTATTCATCAGGTTAGATGTTGCATCTCCTCAATATTTGGCCCTCTGTGAGGTGGTACTGACAAGAGAAAAAG gaAAAAAGGTGATGATGAACTTTAACAGCATAAACGCTTCCCTATCAGCATTTCCACACGGAGATGGCAGAGCAGCTCTGGCAATAGATGGTGTAAACAGAACTGAAGAATTATTTTGTGCTCACACAGAATTGAATCACAACGAGACATCTTGGTTTCAACTGTTTCTGAGGCATCCGTATCTTGTGACCAAGGTTAATGTTCTCATGCCAACCACTAACAACATAGGAGTAGAAGTGAGTGTAGGCAGTAGTCTCACCAGGCTTTCAGACTATCACAAATGTGTTGAAGCAAAGCAAAACAATGGTTGGAAAACATTTGTGTGTCGTGAGCCTTGGCTTGGTCACTACGTTGTCATCAGCTCAACATCTGCAGCTCGTCGTCTTTATCTGTGTGAAGTGCAGGTGTTTTATG ATCCAATATTGAATATCTATTCATCGGTGTCTATCTCAGCCTCTAGCCAGCAGCATTTGATAAATCCAGTGTGGAAAGCTCTAGATGGATCAGAGCGTGTGAACTCTGGGGAATGTTATCAATCCAGTTATGGAGCAGGAGCATTCTGGGAAGTCACTCTTTCTGAATTAACACTCATTCACATGGTCGATGTCATTTACAAGCCATCCAGTTACAAGAGCATGGACGGTATGGCTGTCTATGTTggcaacaaaacagacaagacgGTAGGGGGCATGATTCAGTGTGGTTCAGCATGGACAGCAAGACGAGACAACAATGCCAGATTTTATTGTGTGGCACCAATCAAGGGTAAATCTGTGCACATCACAGCCAGTAACACAACTAAATCAATGCTGACCTTGTGTGAAGTCAAAGTGTATCGTCCAG ATTATCCTCCTAAGTTTATCATTGAGCCATCCAACATAAGTCTTCAATACCATGAAGTTGGATCACTGATGTGCTCTGCAATTGGCAGACCATCTCCTATAATCAAATGGCGTTGGGTGGGTGGACAAGACATACACAACTCTAAGGTGTATCAGAATGGCAGTACAGTAGTGAGTGAAGTGCAAATTTCTGGATTATGGGGAGGAGGACTTGTCGAGTGCTTTATAGAGGAAGGAATTAACAACTCGATTTCTTCTGTAGCATCAGTTAAAG tgGCCAGTCGTATTGTTGTCAAACCTCACAATCATACAATCTTGAATTCTAATACAAAAGATATTTCATTGTTCTGTAAGGCCGTTGGTTACCCACATCCTGTTGTTGTGTGGGTCAAACCATCGGGGAGCGTCCATTCATCTCTGACTGTGATGGAAAAGCAGAACATGGCTATGAGTGCTCTAGTTGTGGGAGGTGTTCAAGAGGCAGGGAAATACACGTGCGTGGCTTTCAACGAGATTGGTCGAGATGCAGCACTTACAACAGTATTTG CACAAGCACAAATCTTGGCGTCACCTGTTGAATGTCAACGTTTGTTTACGGGTAACAGGACGAAGACTCTTCATTGTGCTGCTGTGGGGTATCCATTGCCAAGTTTGGTTTGGATGAAGGATGGTGTGGCAGTAGACTCATTGCAGTACGACTTGTTTGGAGTGAGGAACGCAGTTGCAAAGAATCTTACCTTGCATGCTGTTTCGGTATCAGACGCTGGGATGTACACATGTACTGCAAGCAATGGCATTGGACAGCCTGCTGTTGTGGTCTCAGTTGTGTTGGTGGATG CTCGTCGGCCATTTCCAATTCAGCCAAAAAATACTGTTGCTGCTGTGGGAGAAGATGTGAATTTGACATGTctggtaactgatttcacatTCAATTATGACGTTGTGAGTTGGTGGAAAGGATCAGTCCAACTTCCACATTCAATGTGCACTACAAGACAAATCTGTGGAGGCATTCATAGCACACTAACGCTCAGAAACGTAGCAGGGTCAGATGGCAGTAATGATTACCATTGTATAGCAGGAACCAGTTCTTTGCCAGATCAATTTGAATCAAGACATGCCGTTCTTTCAG TTCGCCCCTACTTTTTGGAAAAACCTAAGGATGTCACAACTGCATCTGGAGAGAGATTGGAGTTGGTTTGTAGAGCTTGTGGTTACCCGATTCCTACGATTATTTGGTCATGGCATCTTGGTGGTATTGATCATATCCTTTTTCCTACTGAAACTGTTCATTCAACAAATGAAACGAATGTAGTGACAAGTCGACTTATTTACAGCAGGTTTACAGCTCAGCTGGGGGAGTACAAATGTATTGCAGAGAGCAGAAGATTTGATGGACGTTTTATTTCGATCAAGTCTGAAGCTGCTCACATTCGAA TGCCAGCTTCCATCGTCACTGTTAATGAGACCATAATGGTAAGGTGGGGCCGTCCTGTCTCGTTTCGTTGCAAAGCGATCGGTTATCCTATTCCAACCATCACTTGGTACTCTTCCAATACATCTCGCGTAGTACGAAGTGATACCGTGGGAAGCACTTGGCGCGAAAGCACACTACAGATTGCCTCGTTTGACGGCTGGCAAGATGGCGGCGAGTACCGTTGTCGGGCAAGCAATCGAGCAGGCCTACACGAGACAGCAATCATCTCTCTTCAGT TTTTTGACCGCGTTGTCACCAGTTCGCAGTCACAGCTTGTACTCTACGGCAGTACGTTTTCTCTTGCCTGCAGTGTCGTGTCTTACGGACCTAGCAACGCGTCGATTTTGTGGTTCAAGAACGGACGCCCGCTGAACGTCACTCCTTTCATCGATGCGACCGCTCGCGGAATGATGTGGAAGCGAACGTCTCGTTTGGTAATATCAGCAGCCTCATTAAGTATTGCAGGCAACTACTCATGTTCCGATCCAAGAAATCACGTGGCGACGGTGAACG TCGGTCCTTTGTTCCTGGAGGTTCCGATGAATAAATCGGTTATGGCGGGTGATAGTGCGATACTGCAGTGTCGTGTATTGGCTGTGCTCGGATCGGAGTTCAGATGGGAGGCCGAGAGGGCTCTTGGAGACAGCATTCAGGTTGTTACAACTGCCGGAAGTGAGACGAAGGCATTACTTGTTTTTCAAAAGATCGCACTTTCTAAAGCGGGATGGTATCGCTGCGTTGCGTTGGTTCCGGATCCAGGAACTGGAATTCTGAGGAGATTTCCGTCTAGCGTCGCCTATCTCACCGTTGTAGACATGAGTCTGTCTACATTGA GAGCAACGCGAATGGTTACGGTGCGGCTGCTGGATAGGCGTTCAGTGCTAGTCGGTTGGACTAAACCAGACAATATTTTTGAACCAATACGACAGTACAAG GTACGTTATGAAGGCAGCAAGTGGTACAACCTCAACAACCAACGCTATTTCGTTCATATCAACAACACACTGACATTGAACGCATCAGTCCTAGAAACTCGAATCGACGATCTTCTAGCCGACGTCCGTTTCACTATTACAGTCGCCacgtcaacacacacaaacgagcAGTGGAGCATACCCGTATATGTGACAACACCAATCGACG TTCCTGAAGTTCCACTCTTGCCGTCAGACAGTTTGTCCAATAAGCATCAATCGATCGCTCTGTCGCAACCATCCAACATTAACGGCCCTATCAA ATGCGTTCAATTACTAGTATCTATCCTCTCGTCTGGTGACAATGTTAATGGTATTGACTTCACGTCGCCCGTTTCGTTTCGTTACACCGACAGCCTTTCTCAGAGTGTCGTCTACGTCGCCGCGCAGTTTGATTACGACGACATTCCGTTTTCGATAACGATCGGCGACGGTCGCGTTTACGGTGGATATTACAACGGTCCCATCCTACCCAACACGCGATATGCGTACGCACTGAGAGCGTATAGCTCTGACAACAGAAAG GTTTTGTACAGCACCAGCTTGCCTTTGCAATTCA tgtcGGAAATGGTGGAATCAGAGAGCTCAAAGTGGCTCGTTCCAGTTGTTGTCGTTTCTGCTGTATGTATCGCTTTCTTCTTTATCGTCATCTTTTTTACTGGCTTGGTTATGTCGTTGAG GCGAGATCGCAATAGACGGATTGTGGCCATGGACCAAGAAGACaaag ACGTTCAGTTGGTCGGTGGCAATCTTCCTGTGAGCAG TGTGACCGACGACGTCGATCTTGACGAGGCAAGCGTCGAGTTCGATGCGAGACCGCGAGTTTTGGCGGGCGTCGACGGCTTTCGACGTTCGCATGTCGAAGAATGCCTCACCGACGAAGACTTCGACTTTCTAGACGAGAACGACAGCGCCATTAATGATGACACGCTGACAACGGATACGGGATCGACCACGTTTGATTTGTAA
- the LOC134185470 gene encoding uncharacterized protein LOC134185470 isoform X1, with the protein MTFWRLVHALAVVSTLFPAAETTSSRSPTEMRMLEARCFARCFNATATECSYPCSFFNKSKSTCLKKCRNEFDSLHDKLAECNEGCQFVKRVESEAVGASFSPGSPYVPAIPPPPIITQLSGVVTLQWEPPTSIHSKSGVNHGPGRAAVFVIQYASLECGPPHSFDWNTGSHPAEQNFIELPHRSLDLSDDRLYVFRVAAVNVNGTQGFSSTSPLAYSVDKKCVEVSHETPRLVEDLRLLGFRNPWDSKIVDIEVSWKEPAINKACHYVCVTEEASDQEDACRDRTLFDLIVRKAKHYVVSKSVSKSNRQHGTEGCLYRSTVGSIPKLISIDGNQAVKTAVFRNVTKDIYDQSRYELGPPSLSQVKTLSHHINVTVMWLLPADYAPDLDLYRLEYGTGRSSVPIWRQDSQKLGEKDIFVSDAVGRKFSVLFPELKPATEYWFKILPLRKGNFGKTSEEEYLMTEDFFVPGVPLHVRHVIKDGTLGHFSVLITWTNSKPATPVEYPVTASYVHWGFGMRIINSELAVAAVNGTTQEYTISELEKEDSDGSKKYYWFRVWSANAKGNGSESAPVYFSFKSPRDQLLIVYITTPLVFLVIVALVIAIVFCYHWRRKLQKIRLIAHPLTSNLCYVHSPQSS; encoded by the exons TGTTCTTACCCTTGCTCTTTTTTCAATAAAAGCAAGTCGACTTGTCTGAAGAAATGTCGCAATGAATTTGATTCGTTACATGATAAA CTTGCTGAGTGCAACGAGGGTTGTCAGTTTGTTAAAAGGGTCGAGTCTGAAGCTGTAGGAGCAT CCTTCTCACCTGGGTCACCATATGTTCCTGCCATTCCACCACCTCCCATCATTACTCAACTCAGTGGTGTCGTCACACTTCAGTGGGAACCTCCTACTAGTATTCATTCCAAATCAGGTGTCAACCATGGACCAGGACGAGCAGCTGTCTTCGTTATTCAGTATGCATCGCTTGAGTGTGGACCACCACACTCTTTTGATTGGAATACTGGCTCGCATCCG GCAGAACAGAACTTTATAGAACTCCCTCACAGATCACTGGATCTCAGTGACGATCGTTTGTATGTATTTCGTGTGGCAGCAGTCAACGTAAACGGAACACAGGGTTTCTCATCGACGTCAC CATTAGCATATTCAGTAGacaagaaatgtgtggaagtGAGCCATGAAACTCCTCGTCTTGTGGAAGATCTTCGATTGTTGGGTTTTAGAAACCCATGGGATAGCAAAATTGTTGACATCGAGGTCTCGTGGAAAGAACCAGCAATAA ATAAGGCGTGtcattatgtgtgtgtgacggAAGAGGCAAGCGATCAGGAAGATGCGTGTCGTGATAGGACGCTGTTTGATTTGATTGTCAGAAAGGCAAAG CATTACGTAGTAAGCAAATCCGTAAGCAAATCCAACAGACAACACGGCACTGAGGGCTGTTTGTATCGATCCACCGTCGGCTCTATACcaaagttgatatcaatcgaTGGCAACCAAGCTGTCAAAACTGCAG TGTTTCGTAACGTGACGAAAGACATCTACGATCAAAGTCGTTACGAGTTGGGACCTCCGTCCTTGTCTCAAGTGAAGACGCTCAGTCATCATATCAACGTCACGGTTATGTGGCTGTTGCCGGCGGATTATGCTCCGGACCTTGATCTTTATCGACTTGAGTACGGGACAGGACGGTCTTCGGTACCAATATGGAGGCAGGACAGCCAGAAACTGGGAGAGAAAGATATCTTTGTG AGTGATGCTGTTGGACGGAAGTTCTCTGTTCTCTTTCCAGAGTTGAAACCGGCAACTGAATATTGGTTCAAG ATATTGCCATTGAGAAAAGGTAACTTTGGAAAAACATCAGAGGAAGAATATTTAATGACTGAGG ACTTTTTTGTGCCCGGTGTACCATTACATGTTCGTCACGTTATCAAAGATGGCACTTTGGGTCACTTTTCTGTACTCATAACGTGGACAAACTCGAAACCAGCAACGCCAGTAGAGTATCCGGTGACAGCATCGTATGTACACTGGGGCTTCGGCATGAGAATTATCAACTCGGAACTCGCCGTGGCAGCAGTCAACGGT aCAACTCAAGAATATACTATCAGTGAGTTAGAAAAGGAAGATTCAGACGGATCAAAGAAGTACTACTGGTTTCGGGTCTGGTCTGCTAATGCAAAGGGCAACGGATCAGAATCTGCGCCAGTCTATTTTA GTTTCAAATCACCCAGAGACCAACTATTGATCGTATACATCACTACTCCACTCGTCTTCTTAGTTATAGTTGCTCTCGTCATTGCTATCGTCTTTTGCTACCACTGGAGAAGAAAGCTACAGAAAATTAGACTCATTGCTCATCCCCTGACGTCAAACCTTTGCTATGTTCACTCGCCTCAGTCCTCGTGA